The Nocardioides sp. S-1144 genome includes a region encoding these proteins:
- a CDS encoding SIS domain-containing protein, translating into MTWFDESRLDDEMALGASDLRLRTLAESGARVRREAENAAAATAVAVERAQDARPRAVIAAGPDSRLLRAVLEPWCPVPFVAWPGQGLPGWAGSLDLVVVLAPNGSDTGTASAVAEAVRRGCQVVVACPPASMVAEHADGRWSTLLPTVADDQLATAVVMLTYLHRVGLGPDAAPDGVAQALDDVAIACSPHRDISINPAKMLAISLADANPLVWGGSVLAARAARRVAESIRRSSGRTALAGDAEHLLPVLEATRPRDVFVDPFAGETGSGGDLRPVLVVLDDGADDPVVREHRGRLGAAADGRGVRVETVTSEAPSEVARYASLLLTGTYAAEYLRLGIVED; encoded by the coding sequence ATGACCTGGTTCGACGAGTCCCGTCTCGACGACGAGATGGCCCTGGGCGCCTCCGACCTGCGCCTGCGCACCCTGGCCGAGTCCGGCGCCCGGGTGCGCCGGGAGGCCGAGAACGCCGCCGCCGCGACCGCGGTCGCGGTCGAGCGCGCCCAGGACGCCCGCCCGCGCGCGGTGATCGCCGCCGGCCCCGACTCGCGGCTGCTGCGCGCGGTCCTCGAGCCGTGGTGCCCGGTGCCCTTCGTCGCCTGGCCCGGGCAGGGCCTGCCGGGCTGGGCGGGCAGCCTCGACCTGGTCGTCGTCCTGGCCCCGAACGGCTCCGACACCGGGACGGCGTCCGCGGTCGCCGAGGCCGTGCGCCGCGGCTGCCAGGTCGTCGTGGCCTGCCCGCCGGCGTCCATGGTCGCCGAGCACGCCGACGGGCGCTGGAGCACGCTGCTGCCGACCGTCGCCGACGACCAGCTCGCCACGGCCGTCGTCATGCTGACCTACCTGCACCGCGTCGGCCTCGGTCCCGACGCCGCCCCCGACGGCGTCGCGCAGGCCCTCGACGACGTCGCGATCGCCTGCTCGCCGCACCGCGACATCTCGATCAACCCGGCCAAGATGCTCGCGATCTCGCTCGCCGACGCCAACCCGCTGGTCTGGGGCGGCTCGGTCCTCGCGGCCCGGGCCGCGCGCCGCGTCGCGGAGTCGATCCGCCGGTCGAGCGGTCGCACCGCCCTGGCCGGGGACGCCGAGCACCTGCTGCCGGTCCTGGAGGCGACCCGGCCCCGCGACGTCTTCGTCGACCCCTTCGCGGGCGAGACGGGCTCCGGGGGAGACCTGCGTCCCGTGCTCGTCGTCCTCGACGACGGCGCCGACGACCCCGTCGTGCGCGAGCACCGCGGCCGGCTCGGCGCCGCGGCCGACGGGCGCGGCGTCCGGGTCGAGACCGTCACGAGCGAGGCCCCCAGCGAGGTCGCGCGCTACGCCTCGCTGCTGCTCACCGGCACCTACGCCGCGGAGTACCTGCGCCTGGGCATCGTCGAGGACTGA
- a CDS encoding DUF808 domain-containing protein, with the protein MSAGLFGLLDDIAVLAKLAAASVDDVGAAAARASAKAAGVVVDDTAVTPQYVQGVAAKRELPIIKKIAIGSLRNKLLFILPAALLLSEFAPDWVLPVILICGGTFLAYEGAEKIWERVSGHGAEADDAPAAEISPEQEKTMIAGAVRTDFILSAEIMVIALNEVAAEAFVARAVILAVVAVGITILVYGVVAAIVKMDDVGLSLAQRSSAAAQRIGLGLVKAMPRLLATISVVGIAAMLWVGGHILLAQLHELGVDPPYDAVHHLEVAVHDAVGALGGVLGWLTNTAASAVVGLVVGAIVVAVVHVLPFGRKHGAAH; encoded by the coding sequence ATGAGCGCTGGGCTGTTCGGACTCCTCGACGACATCGCCGTGCTCGCCAAGCTGGCGGCGGCCTCGGTCGACGACGTCGGCGCCGCGGCGGCGCGGGCCAGCGCCAAGGCCGCGGGCGTCGTCGTCGACGACACCGCCGTCACGCCCCAGTACGTGCAGGGAGTCGCGGCGAAGCGCGAGCTGCCGATCATCAAGAAGATCGCGATCGGCTCGCTGCGCAACAAGCTGCTCTTCATCCTGCCCGCGGCGCTGCTGCTCAGCGAGTTCGCGCCCGACTGGGTGCTGCCGGTCATCCTCATCTGCGGCGGCACGTTCCTGGCCTACGAGGGCGCGGAGAAGATCTGGGAGCGGGTCAGCGGCCACGGCGCCGAGGCCGACGACGCCCCCGCGGCCGAGATCAGCCCCGAGCAGGAGAAGACGATGATCGCCGGTGCGGTGCGCACCGACTTCATCCTCTCCGCCGAGATCATGGTGATCGCCCTCAACGAGGTCGCCGCCGAGGCGTTCGTGGCCCGCGCGGTCATCCTCGCGGTCGTGGCCGTCGGCATCACGATCCTCGTCTACGGCGTGGTCGCGGCGATCGTGAAGATGGACGACGTCGGGCTGAGCCTGGCCCAGCGCTCCTCGGCGGCCGCCCAGCGGATCGGCCTCGGCCTCGTCAAGGCGATGCCCCGGCTGCTGGCCACCATCTCCGTCGTCGGGATCGCCGCGATGCTCTGGGTCGGCGGGCACATCCTGCTCGCCCAGCTGCACGAGCTCGGCGTCGACCCGCCCTACGACGCGGTCCACCACCTCGAGGTGGCCGTCCACGACGCTGTCGGCGCCCTCGGCGGCGTGCTCGGCTGGCTCACCAACACCGCGGCCTCCGCGGTCGTCGGCCTGGTCGTCGGCGCGATCGTCGTGGCCGTCGTGCACGTGCTGCCGTTCGGCAGGAAGCACGGCGCCGCGCACTGA